ATGCAAATCACAATATGGCCAGACCAATTATGATTTTGATGAAGGCGTAATGGGTTTTACAGCGCCGAACCAGGTAATGGGTGTGAATAAGGACTTTGCTTTCCCAAAAGCAGGATGGTGCCTGATGGTGCATCCTGATTTACTACAGGGTACAGCGCTGGCGCGGAAAATAAAGCAATATGATTTCTTTCATTATGAAGTGAACGAAGCGCTGATATTATCGGCAGATGAAGAACGGGATGTGGAAGAATTATTCAAAAAGATCCGGCAGGAGATCAACAGACCAATTGATAAATTCAGCCAGGATGTACTGATCGCACAATTAGATCTCTTGTTAACTTACAGTAATCGTTTTTATGACAGGCAGTTCATCACCCGGCGACCATTGAACAATACCCTGCTGTCTTCATTTGAAACATTGCTGGAAGATTTTTTTGCGAACAAAAGTACACATGCAGGCTTACCGGCAGTGAGTTACTTTGCAGATCAGTTGCACCTATCAGCTAAGTACTTCAGCGATATGCTGAAACAACTTACCGGCTTGACAGCACAACAGCATATACATGAAAAAGTGATTGAAAACGCGAAAGAGAAATTGTCTACAACGGCTTTATCTGTCAGTGAGATCGCTTATGAACTGGGCTTTGAGCACTCACAGTCATTTAGTAAATTCTTCAAAGCAAAGACACAGCAAAGTCCACAGGAGTTTAGACAATCTATCAATTAAGTTGTAGCTTTAACCATATGCCACTCAAAAGAATT
This window of the Chitinophaga sancti genome carries:
- a CDS encoding helix-turn-helix domain-containing protein, translating into MLHIKSISQYYAATNLGKPKHPLIGIYQFHEMPEFEIDENLRFTLSYYVITIKYNCECKSQYGQTNYDFDEGVMGFTAPNQVMGVNKDFAFPKAGWCLMVHPDLLQGTALARKIKQYDFFHYEVNEALILSADEERDVEELFKKIRQEINRPIDKFSQDVLIAQLDLLLTYSNRFYDRQFITRRPLNNTLLSSFETLLEDFFANKSTHAGLPAVSYFADQLHLSAKYFSDMLKQLTGLTAQQHIHEKVIENAKEKLSTTALSVSEIAYELGFEHSQSFSKFFKAKTQQSPQEFRQSIN